A single region of the Hippopotamus amphibius kiboko isolate mHipAmp2 chromosome 6, mHipAmp2.hap2, whole genome shotgun sequence genome encodes:
- the LOC130855894 gene encoding annexin A1-like, with amino-acid sequence MAMVSKFLKQAWFIDDKEQGYIKTVKTSKGGPGSAVSPYPTFNPSSDVEALHKAITVKGVDEATIIEILTKRNNAQHQQIKAASLQEKRKAPDKALKKALTGHLEEAALALLKTPAQFDADELCAATKGLGTDEDTLNEILASRTNREIREINRVYREELKRDLAKDIAADTSGDYEKALLSLAKGDRSEELALNDDLADTDAKALYEAGERRKGTDVNVFTTILTTRSYPHLRRVFQKYSKYSKHDMNKVLDLELKGDIEKCLTVIVKCAASKPMFFAEKLRQAVKGVGTRHKILIRIMVSHSEIDMNDIKACYQKLCGISLCQAILDETKGDYEKILVALCGGN; translated from the coding sequence atggCAATGGTATCTAAATTCCTGAAGCAGGCCTGGTTTATTGACGATAAAGAGCAGGGGTACATCAAAACTGTGAAAACATCCAAAGGTGGTCCTGGGTCAGCAGTGAGCCCCTATCCTACCTTCAATCCATCCTCCGATGTTGAGGCCTTGCATAAAGCAATCACAGTTAAAGGTGTGGATGAAGCAACCATCATTGAAATTCTAACTAAGAGAAACAATGCACAGCATCAGCAGATCAAAGCAGCCTCTctccaggaaaaaaggaaagcccCGGATAAAGCTCTGAAGAAAGCCCTCACAGGTCACCTTGAGGAAGCTGCTTTGGCTCTACTGAAAACTCCAGCCCAGTTTGACGCTGATGAGCTCTGTGCTGCCACGAAGGGCCTTGGAACTGATGAAGACACTCTGAATGAAATTTTGGCATCAAGAACtaacagagaaatcagagaaattaacagAGTCTATAGAGAGGAACTGAAGAGAGATCTGGCTAAAGACATCGCCGCAGACACATCTGGAGATTATGAGAAGGCTTTGCTTTCTCTTGCTAAGGGTGACCGATCCGAGGAGCTTGCCCTAAACGACGACTTGGCTGATACAGATGCCAAGGCCTTATatgaagcaggagaaagaagaaaagggacagatgTGAATGTGTTCACTACCATTCTGACCACCAGAAGCTATCCCCATCTCCGCAGAGTGTTTCAGAAGTATTCCAAGTACAGTAAGCATGACATGAACAAAGTTCTGGACCTGGAGTTGAAAGGTGACATCGAGAAATGCCTCACAGTTATTGTGAAGTGTGCTGCAAGCAAACCAATGTTCTTTGCTGAGAAACTTCGTCAGGCCGTGAAGGGTGTTGGAACTCGTCATAAGATACTGATCAGGATTATGGTTTCCCATTCTGAAATTGACATGAATGACATCAAAGCCTGCTATCAGAAGCTGTGTGGCATTTCTCTCTGCCAAGCCATCCTGGATGAAACTAAGGGAGATTATGAAAAAATCCTGGTGGCTCTCTGTGGAGGAAACTAA